A window of [Clostridium] innocuum genomic DNA:
CGTCACACCACAAGCAGCTGGTGGAAGAATTAGAGCAGCAGAAGCAGACGAATGAGCAGCAGGAACAGCTGGTGGCACAGCTTGATGAGCAATATGATCGCATCGTGGAGGAGTATAAAGAAAGAATCAGTCAGTGGTCTGCAAACAATCGGCATCTAAAGCTGACGGATGAGGAATTCCATGAAATGATGCATCTTCTTATGCAGTATGAGGAACAGCCGGACTTTTATAAGCTGACGGATATCGTTCAGCAAAGCTATCAGACGCTATATAAGGAAATCATTCACCTGCAAATTGAGCAAAAGGATATAGCGGAAACCTGTAGGATGAATTTGGAACAGAAGAGCGCAGAGCTGCACATGTGGCAGACACAAAAGGATCCATCTCCTGCAATTGCTGGGGAACAGGAGCAGGCACGCCAGCTTCTGAAACAGCATCAGATTGAAAGCCGCAGCTTTTACACCCTTCTGGAATTTGATGAGCAGATGGATGAGGAACTGCGCGCATTGTGTGAAGAGGCATTGCTGCGTCTGGGAGTACTGGATGCACAGGTGGTACATGCGAGCTCCCGACCATGGATTGAAACCCTATCATCTGGAAGCGGGGATATGTATTTCTTTACACAGCGCAACGTAAGGGATTTACAACCGTATTATCTGAAGGGGGCAACTCCTGAGCAGCTTGCGGATGAAATCAATACCGTTCTGACATCCCTTCATATCACGTATGACGGTAAACTGCAGCTGCACGATGCCATGTTTCAAACCGGAATCGTACAGGGAAAGCTTTATCAATCTGTACCGGCAAGATACATCGGAGAAAATGCAAGACAGAAATACAGAGAACAAATGATTCTGCAGTTACAGAAAGCATGTGACATGCTGAAAAAGGAATATGATCAGGAAATGCAGAAACTCACGGATCTGGACAAACGATTGGAGCAGCTGGAACAGGAAGCATCCGCTTTTGTAAAAGAAGATGATCTGCATCTTGCCCTACAGCAGTTAAATGAGGGGCGAAGAATATTGCAGCACGATATTGCCTGCTATCATCAGATGGAGGAGCGTCTGCGTAGACATTTGGAAGCGATGCAGGTAATTGAAAAGCAGCTGCGGGAAACTGCAGGTAAATTATCGATTACGCTGCGCCGCAATGTATTTGAACAACAGAAGGATGGTTATAACAGCTACAGAAAACTGTTACAGCTGGTACAAACAAAACAGCCGATATTCATACAATCTCTCGACTTTGTGAAAAGCTGTGAAACGCAAATAGAAGATGCCTTTCGGGATGTTTCGGAATTCAAAGCAGAAATCGATACGTTAAGAGAACTGATAAAAAAACAAAACCTTCTTCTGCAGCAAAAGGAAAAACAGCTGAAGGATTTGGGGTATGAGGATAAACAGAAACGGTTACAGCAGATCGAAGAACGATTGCATAAGCTGCCGGATCTTATGCAGGAACTGGATACACGTTTGGGACAGCTGCAAAGTCTTGTAGCCGCAACGTCACAGGATCTGGAACGCACAAAGCAGGATATCGAACATCAGGATGCTCTGGTTTCAACGTATTTTGATGTTGTGAAAAACGAAGCTGCACTCGGATATACGAATATTCCTTTATGTGAAGATGGACAGCTGATCAAGGAAATACGGAATCTGGAAAAACAGACAGAAGTCCTAAAGAAACCGGAAGCATTGAAAATGGATCTTCAGACAGCTTATTACAATCATCGAAGCAATCTGCAGGAATACAATCTGACCTTCACAACGGATGATACATGGGAAGAACTCACAGATATCAGTGCCAGACTGGATATCAATGCGCGATATCAGGGAACCTCTCTTTCCTTTCCAGAACTGCTTGACTGTCTGCAACGTGATGTTGATTTACAGAACAATCTGCTTGTAGACTCGGACCGTCACCTGTTTGAGGATATCCTGGTGAATATTATCAGTAAAAAGGTACGTATCCGTATACAAAACAGCCGTGCGTGGGTGGATACCATGAACCGCTATATGAACGCAATGAATACCAGCAGCGGACTGCATCTGAATCTGCAGTGGAAGAGCAAAAAAGCGGAAAGTGAAGAAGAAATGGATACCAGACAGCTGGTGGAAATCCTGCAAAAGGATGTCAAAGTCGTAAAGGAAAGTGATTTAAAACGTCTGTCTTCCCACTTCCGGTCAAAAATTGCTGCCGCAAGAAATCTGCAAAATATTGAAAACAACACCTTAAGCTTTCATCAGCTGATGCGTCAGGTTATGGATTATCGAAAATGGTTTGAATTCAAAATCATGGCACAAAAAAACCGGAGAAGCTAAAAAAGAGCTTACGAACAATACCTTCTATGCTTTTAGCGGAGGTGAGAAAGCAATGGCGATGTACGTGCCTCTGTTCTCAGCCGTAGCCGCAAAATTTGAAAGTGCCAGAGAGGATGCGCCGTTGCTGATTGCCCTGGATGAGGCATTTGCAGGAGTGGATGAAAAGAACATATACAATATGTTCGATTTGATCAGCAAATTTAAATTTGACTATATTATGAATTCACAGGTTCTATGGGGAGACTACGCTTCCGTAAAAGGTCTTGCCATTTATGAACTGTTTCGTCCGGAAAACGCTCGTTTTGTAACTGTGATTCCATATGAATGGGATGGGCATATAAAACGCATGAAGGGAGATTTATCATGATAGAGGATGCATTTGCACAATATCTTTTACAGGATACCGGCTTTCGACGTGTGACTGATCTATGGATTCGTCAATATCAGAAGCTACAGCATTTTGGAGGAACAATATGTATCAAGGATCCTGAGGATGATGAGCGTGAGGCAATTGGGGGCTTACTCGGTAAGGATTACTGGGGAGTCCGTGACATTTCCATACCTTATTCTGTCTGGGAAAAGGCAATCGAGGACAGCCGGTTTGCCGGAAGTGATTTTCTTCGTGTACTCGAAATTTATAAGGGAGAAAGCATACTGACGAACAAAGAACAGAAAGAAATAAAGGCTCAAAAGGAACAGCAGGATATGCGATCTCTATCCAAACGCTATGCATGCACAAAAGCTGGAGAGTGGCTAAACTGGATGCAGGAAACAAATCATAAAAGCTATGGAAATATCCGTCAGCTGCTAAACAATAATAAGTGGCAGACAGTATGTTTTATATTGGACGCAATTAATCAGCTGCCTGTTTGGAAGCAGGAAATAGAAACTATGGCAGTATTCGCCTCCTCAGTGACCCAGGATCCACATTTCTTTGATAAAGGCATTGAGAATACGCTGCTGTTTCAGGGAATCTGTTACTTCCTTAATGTCGAGGAACAGGATATCAGTCTGGCAGAGAAGAACAAGCTGTATTATGAAGCCGGTTTATTAAAAGATGATTTATCAAACAGCTGTATGATTGCGCATCTGAATGCAGAAGGCAGAGATGGAAAAGTACATGAGGCATGGAAAGGATTCTTTGACCGCTATGAGGCATGGACAGTGTCTTTGTACAATCTGCAGCAAATCCATAACATATCTGACGCTATTAAAGCAGTTTATATTGTGGAGAATCCATCGGTATTCCGTTCTTTGTTTTTGGAGGGGAAAAGGCTGGGCAAGGAACAGATCGGCTTTGTATGCACAAATGGTCAGCTAAATCTGTGCGGCTATGTATTGCTGGATCTCATACAGAAAAGTAACATTCTCATGTATTATGCAGGGGACTTTGATCCTGAGGGAATTCTGATTGCGGATAAGCTAAAGCAGCGTTATAAAGATGATTTGCATTTATGGAAAAGTACAGTGGAGGAATATCATAGGATTATGTCAACCTCATCCATCAGTGAAAAGCGTCTCTTGTCATTGCAAAACTGCAGGAGTGAAGAATTACAGGCACTTTGCAGAGAACTTGAAAAGCACGCATACAGTGGTTATCAGGAGGCATTGCTATCCTTATATATTGAGGAAATAAAAAATTCTTAAAATAAATGTTCTATCTTGTTTTAAAGTATATTCAAAAAGGAGAATTCAAATAAAAAATGATTTCATTGTGTTGAGTTCTCCTTTTATGAATTACTACCATCGTGTATAAACGAAAGCAGTGAGCCTTTTTCTTATACCCCTCTATGTTTGATAATGAATAGAATGTGAAAATTGAGAATATCGTTTGAGAAATATATGGATTGCTGTATCTTTTATTTATTCAGGTTAAATAAGATATGTGTTGGAAAACATATGAACGTTGACTGTTTATTTATATGCCTTCCTTATATATGGAGGCAGCGAGCTTTTAGAGGTAATACATTGGTAAATAAAAATATTAAAAAAATGAAATTTATTGTTGACATAGTGTTTGATTCGTTGTATTATATACGAGCGCTGATGAGTACAGCGGCAAACGAAATAGAAATTTCGGTCTTTGAAAACTGAACAGGAAACGTCAATTATTTGAGAAAACAATATTCTCGGTATAACGATAACAAAAATGAAATTCAAACGCAAGTCATGCGTTAGAGCTAAATCAAATGGAGAGTTTGATCCTGGCTCAGGATGAACGCTGGCGGCATGCCTAATACATGCAAGTCGAACGAAGACTCTAGGAAGCTTGCTTCCAAAGAGACTTAGTGGCGAACGGGTGAGTAACACGTAGGTAACCTGCCCATGTGTCCGGGATAACTGCTGGAAACGGTAGCTAAAACCGGATAGGTATACAGAGCGCATGCTCAGTATATTAAAGCGCCCATCAAGGCGTGAACATGGATGGACCTGCGGCGCATTAGCTAGTTGGTGAGGTAACGGCCCACCAAGGCGATGATGCGTAGCCGGCCTGAGAGGGTAAACGGCCACATTGGGACTGAGACACGGCCCAAACTCCTACGGGAGGCAGCAGTAGGGAATTTTCGTCAATGGGGGAAACCCTGAACGAGCAATGCCGCGTGAGTGAAGAAGGTCTTCGGATCGTAAAGCTCTGTTGTAAGTGAAGAACGGCTCATAGAGGAAATGCTATGGGAGTGACGGTAGCTTACCAGAAAGCCACGGCTAACTACGTGCCAGCAGCCGCGGTAATACGTAGGTGGCAAGCGTTATCCGGAATCATTGGGCGTAAAGGGTGCGTAGGTGGCGTACTAAGTCTGTAGTAAAAGGCAATGGCTCAACCATTGTAAGCTATGGAAACTGGTATGCTGGAGTGCAGAAGAGGGCGATGGAATTCCATGTGTAGCGGTAAAATGCGTAGATATATGGAGGAACACCAGTGGCGAAGGCGGTCGCCTGGTCTGTAACTGACACTGAGGCACGAAAGCGTGGGGAGCAAATAGGATTAGATACCCTAGTAGTCCACGCCGTAAACGATGAGAACTAAGTGTTGGAGAAATTCAGTGCTGCAGTTAACGCAATAAGTTCTCCGCCTGGGGAGTATGCACGCAAGTGTGAAACTCAAAGGAATTGACGGGGGGCCCGCACAAGCGGTGGAGTATGTGGTTTAATTCGAAGCAACGCGAAGAACCTTACCAGGCCTTGACATGGAAACAAATACCCTAGAGATAGGGGGATAATTATGGATCACACAGGTGGTGCATGGTTGTCGTCAGCTCGTGTCGTGAGATGTTGGGTTAAGTCCCGCAACGAGCGCAACCCTTGTCGCATGTTACCAGCATCAAGTTGGGGACTCATGCGAGACTGCCGGTGACAAACCGGAGGAAGGTGGGGATGACGTCAAATCATCATGCCCCTTATGGCCTGGGCTACACACGTACTACAATGGCGACCACAAAGAGCAGCGACTTGGTGACAAGAAGCGAATCTCATAAAGGTCGTCTCAGTTCGGATTGAAGTTCTGCAACTCGACTTCATGAAGTCGGAATCGCTAGTAATCGCAGATCAGCATGCTGCGGTGAATACGTTCTCGGGCCTTGTACACACCGCCCGTCAAACCATGGGAGTCAGTAATACCCGAAGCCGGTGGCATAACCGTAAGGAGTGAGCCGTCGAAGGTAGGACCGATGACTGGGGTTAAGTCGTAACAAGGTATCCCTACGGGAACGTGGGGATGGATCACCTCCTTTCTAAGGAGAAAGTACAAAAGAAGAGTTATCGAACATTTCCTGTTCAGTTTTGGAAGACTGATCTTCCAAACGAAAAAGAAGTCGATCTTTGAAAACTGAATAACAGAAGACATATGAAGGTCTATAACGAAAGTTGTAAACGAACATAGATATTCACGAGTAGAAAGTTAAACAAAACAGAAAACTCAAGCAAAAACCTAAGCAAAGAAAAGAACGCTTTAGAACTTAATCGTGATTAAGTGAATAAGGGCGTACGGTGGATGCCTAGGCACTTGGAACTGAAGAAGGACGCAACAAACGGCGAAACGCGACGGGGAGTGGTACGTACACAAAGATCCGTCGATATCCGAATGGGGAAACCCGGCAGCAGTAATGAGCTGTCACCCATGAGTGAATACATAGCTCATGAGGGAGGTACCCGGAGAACTGAAACATCTAAGTATCCGGAGGAAAAGAAAATAAGAATGATTCCGTAAGTAGCGGCGAGCGAACGCGGAGGAGCCCAAACCAGATCTTGATCTGGGGTTGTAGGACCACGAGATGGCAAGAGCAAGGCTAAGAGAACGGCATTGAAAGGCCGACCGGAGAGGGTGCAAGTCCCGTAACTGAAAGTCTAGCGAAGCCTAGTGGTATCCTGAGTACGGCGAGACACGAGAAATCTTGTCGGAAGCAGGCGGGACCATCCGTCAAGGCTAAATATACCCAAGTGACCGATAGTGAACCAGTACCGTGAGGGAAAGGTGAAAAGAACCGCGGGAGCGGAGTGAAATAGAACCTGAAACCGTATGCTTACAAGAAGTCAGAGCCCGTTAAAGGGTGATGGCGTGCCTTTTGTAGAATGAACCGGCGAGTTACGTTATCGTGCGAGGTTAAGTAGAAGATACGGAGCCGAAGCGAAAGCGAGTCTTAATAGGGCGACAGTACGATGATGTAGACCCGAAACCGTGTGATCTAGCCATGACCAGGTTGAAGTTCAGGTGAAACTGAATGGAGGACCGAACCGACCCCCGTTGAAAAGTTGGCGGATGAGTTGTGGCTAGGGGAGAAATTCCAATCGAACACGGATATAGCTGGTTCTCCCCGAAATAGCTTTAGGGCTAGCGTCGAGGTAGAGTCGCATGGAGGTAGAGCACTGAATGTACGATGGCCCCATCCTGGGGTACTGAGTATAATCAAACTCCGAATGCCATGCAGACGTACTCGGCAGTCAGACTGTGGGTGATAAGGTCCATGGTCAAAAGGGAAACAGCCCAGACCGCCAGTTAAGGTCCCAAAATGTATGCTAAGTGGAAAAGGATGTGGGGATGCACAGACAACTAGGAGGTTGGCTCAGAAGCAGCCATCCTTCAAAGAGTGCGTAACAGCTCACTAGTCGAGTGACCCTGCGCCGAAAATGTACCGGGGCTAAGCATACTACCGAAGCTGCGGATTTGCAGTAATGCAAGTGGTAGGGGAGCGTTGCATGCACGTAGAAGCTGTACCGTAAGGAGCAGTGGAGAGCATGGAAGAGAGAATGCCGGTGTGAGTAGCGAGATGTAGGTGAGAATCCTACACACCGATAGCCCAAGGATTCCAGGGGAAGGTTCGTCCGCCCTGGGTAAGTCGGGACCTAACGCGAGGCCGAAAGGCGTAGTGGATGGAAAACAGGCAGATATTCCTGTACCCGCGATGGAAATGAAGGAATGACGGAGAAGGCTAGTGTGAGCCACTTAGTGGATTGTGGTCGAAGCATATAGCAGGCTGACAGTGAAATGCGTCAGCGGGATGTAAGATGTGATAGGTAAGGGAACGCCCTCGGGCAAGTACTGAAGCACATGATGCCAGCTTCCAAGAAAAGTTTCTAGTATTAATTCCATAGCGGCCCGTACCAAAACCGACACAGGTGGGCAAGGAGAGAATCCTGAGGTGAGCGAGAGAACTGTTGCCAAGGAACTCGGCAAAATGACTCCGTAAGTTAGCGATAAGGAGTGCTCTTGTAAAAGAGAGCCGCAGTGAAGAGGCCCAAGCGACTGTTTAACTAAAACACAGCTCTCTGCAAAGTCGCAAGACGAAGTATAGGGGGGTGACGCCTGCCCGGTGCTGGAAGGTTAAGAGGATTTGTCATCCGCAAGGAGAAGCAATGAATTGAAGCCCCAGTGAACGGCGGCCGTAACTATAACGGTCCTAAGGTAGCGAAATTCCTTGTCAGGTAAGTTCTGACCCGCACGAAAGGCGTAACGATTTGGGCGCTGTCTCGGCAGCAGACTCGGTGAAATCTTAGTACCTGTGAAAATGCAGGTTACCCGCAACTAGACGGAAAGACCCCATGGAGCTTTACTGTAGCCTGATATTGAATTTTGATCAAAGATGTACAGGATAGGTGGGAGGCTGTGAGACGTGTACGCCAGTATACGAGGAGCCGCTGTTGGGATACCACTCTTGTTTGATTGAAGTTCTAACCTGCATCCATGAACTGGGTGAGGGACCGTGTCAGGTGGGCAGTTTGACTGGGGCGGTCGCCTCCTAAAGAGTAACGGAGGCGCCCAAAGGTACGCTCAGATTGGATGGAAATCAATCGACGAGTGCAAATGCAGAAGCGTGCTTGACTGTGAGACAAACAAGTCGAACAGGGACGAAAGTCGGGATTAGTGATCCGGCGGTGCCGAATGGAAGGGCCGTCGCTCAACGGATAAAAGCTACCCTGGGGATAACAGGCTGATCTCGCCCAAGAGTTCACATCGACGGCGAGGTTTGGCACCTCGATGTCGGCTCATCGCATCCTGGAGCTGAATTCGGTTCCAAGGGTTGGGCTGTCCGCCCATTAAAGCGGTACGCGAGCTGGGTTCAGAACGTCGTGAGACAGTTCGGTCCCTATCTGTTGTGGGCGTTGGAGATCTGAGGAGAGCTGTCCTTAGTACGAGAGGACCGGGATGGACCTACCGCTGGTGCACCAGTTGTTCCG
This region includes:
- a CDS encoding DUF2399 domain-containing protein, translating into MIEDAFAQYLLQDTGFRRVTDLWIRQYQKLQHFGGTICIKDPEDDEREAIGGLLGKDYWGVRDISIPYSVWEKAIEDSRFAGSDFLRVLEIYKGESILTNKEQKEIKAQKEQQDMRSLSKRYACTKAGEWLNWMQETNHKSYGNIRQLLNNNKWQTVCFILDAINQLPVWKQEIETMAVFASSVTQDPHFFDKGIENTLLFQGICYFLNVEEQDISLAEKNKLYYEAGLLKDDLSNSCMIAHLNAEGRDGKVHEAWKGFFDRYEAWTVSLYNLQQIHNISDAIKAVYIVENPSVFRSLFLEGKRLGKEQIGFVCTNGQLNLCGYVLLDLIQKSNILMYYAGDFDPEGILIADKLKQRYKDDLHLWKSTVEEYHRIMSTSSISEKRLLSLQNCRSEELQALCRELEKHAYSGYQEALLSLYIEEIKNS